In Bradyrhizobium sp. WBOS07, the genomic window GGCATGGCCCGAATATTCGTCGATCATGCGGATGCGGGCCGCGACCTTGATCTCGTCGCCCTGGATGCGGACCGCCTTGGCGCCGTTCTGAAGGAAGCGGCCGAGCGTGCCGTTGGCCTGGAAGCCGGCGAGCAGCACGGTGGAGCGCTCGTTCCACAGCCAGCGCTTCAGATGATGGCGGATGCGGCCGGCATCGCACATGCCGCTGGCGGCGATGATGATGTGGAAACCGGACAGGCGCATGATCGCCTTGCTCTCGTCCGGGGTCTCGGTGAACTTGAGATGCGGCGAGTTGAGCAGGCGCGTGGCGTCGACCGACGGGTCGAGGCTCTCGGCATGGCGGCGAAACACTTCGGTGGCGCGGATCGCGAGCGGAGAATCGAGGAAGATCGGTGCGGTCGGAATCTCGCCGTGCTCCATCAGGTCGACGAGATCGACGATCAGCTCCTGGGTGCGCTCGACCGCGAAGGCGGGCAGCAGCAGCGCGCCGCCGGCGGCCGCCGCATCGCGCACTTCGGCGGCGAGATGCTTGCGGCGCAGCGCAGGCGTGGTGGCCTCGCGTATCCGGTCGCCATAAGTCGCTTCCGAGATGACGTAGTCGAAATCGGTTGGCGCTTCGGGATCGGGCTGCAGCAGCTTTGCCTCCGGCCCGACGTCGCCGGAGAGCAGCACGCGCATCGGACGCGGCGCGCCGTGCTCGGCGATCTCCAGCTCGATCGAGGCCGAGCCGAGCAGATGGCCGGCGTTCCAGTAGCGCGCGCGGACGCCCGGGATCACGTCGGTCCAGCGTTCATAGTCGACCGCGCGAAACGATTGCAGCGATGCGATCGCATCGGCCTGCGTATAGATCGGGTGAACCTCCTTGCGACCGCGCGAGGCGTTGCGCCGGTTGAGCTGCGTGACTTCCGATTCCTGGATGCTGCCGGCGTCGGGCAGCATGTAGGAGCAGAGGTCGATCGTGCCGCGCGTTGCCAGGATCGGTCCCTCGAATCCCCCACGCACCAGCTTCGGCAACAGGCCGCTGTGGTCGATATGGGCATGCGTAAGCAGCACGGCATCGATGTCGGCGGGACGAAACGGAAAGGCGCCGTAATTGAGCTCCTTCAGCGTCTTCTGGCCCTGGAACAGGCCGCAATCGACCAGGAAGCGGCCGCTTGCGGTCTGGAACAGATAGCTCGACCCGGTCACGGTGCGGGCGGCACCGCAGAATCGAACGGTAATGCTCATGGAATCGTCTCCGGAAGCTGTGTCGTCGGTAGTTCGGACCGCAAGGCGGCCGCAAGACTCTCGTCGAGCGCAATCGCATTGGTCGGATGCGGCACGCTGTCGGTCGAGCGGATCGACCGGATGCCGGCTTCAGTGAATGCAGGGATGATCGCCGGCGGAAACAGCGCGTGCGTCACGACCGCATCGACCGCGGTCGCGCCCATCGCCGCCAAGGCCCTGGCCGCGGCGATCAGCGTCGTGCCGGAAGAGACGATGTCGTCCACCAGCAGCGCGGGCCGTCCCGACAGCAGGCCGGGATCGGCAAAGCCAATGGAAACGGATCGATCGCCGTGCCGCGTCTTTCGCGCCACCGTGTGCTGCAATCGCAGCCGGCGCGCGATGTCGCTGACCCAGGGCTCGGACTCCATGTCGGGCCCGATTACGACGGTCGTGGGGTCGATGCCGCCCGTCGCCAGCGCGTTCGCGATCGCCGGCATGGCGGACAGGTTCTCCGCGTCGATACCTGGAAACACCGATCTGATGTCGGCGGTGCGATGCAAATGCGCATCGACGGTGACGATGCGGTCGACGGTCCTTGCGAGCAGGCCGCCCATCGCATGCTGGCTGATGGCTTCGCCGGCATGAAAGGCAGCGTCCTGCCGCATATAGCAGAGATAGGGCGCGACCAGCACCAGCCGCTTCGCGCCGTCGCGCCGCAACGCTTCCGCGGCGAATAGCAGGGCGATCAGCTTGTCATTGGGTTGATCGAGCGGGGCATAGAGCAAGGTGGTGTCGGCGGCGGGCGCGACGGTGACGCGCAGCTCGCCGTCGGGAAACCGATGCACGGCGATCTCGGCGCAGGACAGCCGGAGCCGGGCCGAAAGGCGCTTCGCCGCATCGCGGCCGCCGGGCAATGTCTGGAGCGCGATCGTGCTCACGAGGCTGACTTGCGCTGCGGGGCCTCGTGACCGTTGACGACGTAGCCGGTCTCCTCGGCGGCGGCGTCGGCAGCCAGATCATGCTCGGGGCGGTCGAACGTGTAGACGCGATAGAGCGGCTCGCCCTGCTCGACACGATCGCCGATCTTCTTGAACAGGCGGATGCCGGCGCCCTTGTCGAGCGGCGCGCCGGCGGTGCGGGCGAGGCGGTTCAGACGCAGGCAGTCGATCGCGGACACGGTGCCGTCATGGGACGCCTCGACGTCGAAGCTGAGCGATCCCAGCTCGTTGCTGCAGGTCGACGGGCCCTGGGCGTCGATGATCTTCTGCATCTGCTTCAGCGCCGCGCCGCTGTCGAGCAATTCGCGCGCCCGCGCATAGCCGGCGCCGCCGCGCAGCTTCGGATCGTATTCCAGCAGATGCGCGGCGAGCCGCAGCGATTTCTCGCGCAGATCGCGCGGCGCATCGGGCTCGTTGCCGAGCACCGCCATGACGTCATTGGCCTCGAGCACCGGCCCGATGCCGTTGCCGATCGGCTGGCTTCCGTCGGTCACGATCACCTCGACGGAGCGGCCGAAGCGGTCGCCGACGAATTCGAACAGCTTGCGCAGCCGCATCGCCTCGACGCCGCTGGTGACCTTCGCGGTCGGACCGACCGGAATGTCGATCAACAGATGGGTCGAGCCGGCCGCGATCTTCTTGGAGATGATCGAGGCGACCATCTGCTCGCGGGTATCGAGGCTGAGCGGACGCTCGACCGAGATCAGGACGTCATCGGCCGGCGACAGGTTCACGTGCCCGCCCCAGATCAGGCAGCCGTTGCAGGCCGAGACGATCGCCTTCATCTCCTCGACGCCGACATTCACCCGCGCCAGCACCTCCATCGTGTCGGCGGTGCCGGCAGGCGAGGTGATGGCGCGCGAGGACGTCTTGGGGATCGGCAGGCCGTGGGCGGCGACGATGGGCACCACGACCATCGAGGTGCGGTTGCCGGGGATGCCGCCGATGCAATGCTTGTCGACGACGACAGGGGTCGGCCACACCAATTGCGTGCCGGCCTGGGCCATCGCACCGGTGAGGGCGAGCAGCTCGTCGCTGGTGATGAAGCTCGCCGAGCCGATCAGGAAGGCGGCGATCTCCATGTCCGAGTAGCGATAATGGGCGAGGTCGTTGATGATCGCGCCGATCTCGGCCTGGCTCAAGGTTCGGCCGCGGATCTTGGCGCGCACCGCCTCCAGGCTCTCCGGAGGCGCAGCGGGCCTGACCGTGACCTGCGTGCCCACGCCTTGCGCGAAGCGCCGGAACGCCGGCTCGGACAGTCCGATCTCGTCCGGTGCCGCCAGCGTATCGTCGTCCGTGATCAGCAGGGTCGCCAGCATGACCTTGTCGCCCTGGCGCAGCTCGACGCGGCTGAAGCCGCGGAAGATCTCGGCGCGCAGCGCCTTCGACTGCCTGGAGACGACGACGACGTTCTCGCGGCCGGTATCGAGCCGGACCCGGCGGATCTTCAGTTGGGCGTGCGAAAGCTCTGGATGCATGGACAGGCCGGCAGCGAGGAAACTCGGCCCTCATGCTTAGACGTGGCGGCCCTGATGCTGTTGACGCAGATCATGGCCGGCGCGGCGGGCGTTACTTGATCGCCGTGCTGACCGCGTTGAACTTGCTGTTGAGGAGGGCGCCGCCCGTGTTGTTCACGGCGGTCACGATCGCCAGCGCGATCCCCGCGGCGATGAGGCCGTACTCGATGGCGGTCGCACCATTCTCATCGGCAAGGAAAGACCTAAGCAAACGCATTGCCCAACTCCTGTTCATCCGATCCAACGTATGGTCGCGTCGTCATCGAATGCG contains:
- a CDS encoding thymidine phosphorylase family protein, with the translated sequence MHPELSHAQLKIRRVRLDTGRENVVVVSRQSKALRAEIFRGFSRVELRQGDKVMLATLLITDDDTLAAPDEIGLSEPAFRRFAQGVGTQVTVRPAAPPESLEAVRAKIRGRTLSQAEIGAIINDLAHYRYSDMEIAAFLIGSASFITSDELLALTGAMAQAGTQLVWPTPVVVDKHCIGGIPGNRTSMVVVPIVAAHGLPIPKTSSRAITSPAGTADTMEVLARVNVGVEEMKAIVSACNGCLIWGGHVNLSPADDVLISVERPLSLDTREQMVASIISKKIAAGSTHLLIDIPVGPTAKVTSGVEAMRLRKLFEFVGDRFGRSVEVIVTDGSQPIGNGIGPVLEANDVMAVLGNEPDAPRDLREKSLRLAAHLLEYDPKLRGGAGYARARELLDSGAALKQMQKIIDAQGPSTCSNELGSLSFDVEASHDGTVSAIDCLRLNRLARTAGAPLDKGAGIRLFKKIGDRVEQGEPLYRVYTFDRPEHDLAADAAAEETGYVVNGHEAPQRKSAS
- a CDS encoding ribose-phosphate diphosphokinase, with protein sequence MSTIALQTLPGGRDAAKRLSARLRLSCAEIAVHRFPDGELRVTVAPAADTTLLYAPLDQPNDKLIALLFAAEALRRDGAKRLVLVAPYLCYMRQDAAFHAGEAISQHAMGGLLARTVDRIVTVDAHLHRTADIRSVFPGIDAENLSAMPAIANALATGGIDPTTVVIGPDMESEPWVSDIARRLRLQHTVARKTRHGDRSVSIGFADPGLLSGRPALLVDDIVSSGTTLIAAARALAAMGATAVDAVVTHALFPPAIIPAFTEAGIRSIRSTDSVPHPTNAIALDESLAAALRSELPTTQLPETIP
- a CDS encoding Flp family type IVb pilin; the protein is MRLLRSFLADENGATAIEYGLIAAGIALAIVTAVNNTGGALLNSKFNAVSTAIK
- a CDS encoding MBL fold metallo-hydrolase translates to MSITVRFCGAARTVTGSSYLFQTASGRFLVDCGLFQGQKTLKELNYGAFPFRPADIDAVLLTHAHIDHSGLLPKLVRGGFEGPILATRGTIDLCSYMLPDAGSIQESEVTQLNRRNASRGRKEVHPIYTQADAIASLQSFRAVDYERWTDVIPGVRARYWNAGHLLGSASIELEIAEHGAPRPMRVLLSGDVGPEAKLLQPDPEAPTDFDYVISEATYGDRIREATTPALRRKHLAAEVRDAAAAGGALLLPAFAVERTQELIVDLVDLMEHGEIPTAPIFLDSPLAIRATEVFRRHAESLDPSVDATRLLNSPHLKFTETPDESKAIMRLSGFHIIIAASGMCDAGRIRHHLKRWLWNERSTVLLAGFQANGTLGRFLQNGAKAVRIQGDEIKVAARIRMIDEYSGHADGAGMASWIAARRPIARGLFLVHGEESAVAGLAERVAGRIIPAAKVYQPMLDDIYELAAPEPRVLDVGRRRRLAPEAVTRLDWHNEMSELVLDISDRIGAAADDRARGVIIRRLRRALEEKA